Proteins encoded within one genomic window of Hevea brasiliensis isolate MT/VB/25A 57/8 chromosome 8, ASM3005281v1, whole genome shotgun sequence:
- the LOC131182121 gene encoding uncharacterized protein LOC131182121: MPSYAKFLKDILSKKRRLEDYETVALTEECGSILQNKLPPKLKDPGSFSILHPISNMNIDKALCDLGASVSLMPLSICRKLDVGELKPTIISLQLADQSVKYPMGILENIPIKVGKFFIPVDFVVLEMEEDVQIPIILGRPFLATVGAVINIKNGQLTLKVGDEEVEFNLFSAMKHKLEPNECFKVYIIDK; the protein is encoded by the coding sequence ATGCCATCTTATGCCAAGTTCCTCAAAGAcattttatcaaagaaaagaaggCTAGAGGACTATGAGACTGTTGCTCTTACAGAGGAATGCGGTTCCATATTACAGAATAAGCTGCCACCAAAACTCAAGGATCCGGGAAGCTTTTCCATACTTCATCCTATCAGTAACATGAATATAGACAAAGCCCTCTGTGATCTAGGTGCAAGTGTGAGTCTGATGCCTTTATCAATATGCAGGAAGCTTGATGTGGGGGAACTTAAGCCTACAATAATTTCATTACAACTGGCTGATCAATCTGTGAAATACCCTATGGGAATTCTAGAAAACATCCCTATCAAGGTGGGAAAATTCTTTATCCCAGTTGATTTTGTTGTACTGGAAATGGAGGAGGACGTCCAAATCCCTATAATCCTGGGAAGACCTTTTTTAGCAACTGTTGGAGCTGTCATAAACATTAAGAATGGACagttaactctcaaggtaggagatgaagaagtggagttcaacctgTTCAGTGCAATGAAACACAAACTTGAACctaatgaatgcttcaaggtttatATAATTGACAAataa